A part of Propionispora hippei DSM 15287 genomic DNA contains:
- a CDS encoding transposase: YGNRHFWCKGYFVDTVGRNKEAIAKYIREQLQEDIIVDQLSLKELTDPFTGEPVKKS, from the coding sequence TATGGAAACAGGCATTTTTGGTGCAAAGGATATTTTGTGGATACGGTGGGACGAAACAAAGAGGCAATAGCAAAATATATCCGAGAGCAGTTACAAGAAGATATAATTGTCGACCAGCTAAGTTTGAAGGAATTGACAGACCCGTTTACGGGTGAGCCCGTGAAAAAGTCATAA